GTTACCCAGCCGCAGCCCTTCACTTCGTCCAGCCACTTGCCCGACGAAGTCCTGCGCAGTCGACGCCGACGCTTCGGTGAGCTGATTCGCCTGCGTGGCGGCGATCCCACGCCCGACGACCTGCGCGCCTTCCACGAGCACTTCGCGCCGGAGACCGCGGCGCACTCCGTCTTTATGTCCCGCAGTGACGCCAGCACCGTCAGCCTTTCGCACGTGATGGTGGATCACGAAACGATCACGCTCGAATATGCGCCCCGCATTCCGGGTGCCTTTCAATTCGACCGCGCGCACCGCCACCAGTTGCCCCGCCGCCAAGCCTGCGTCGCCTAACCAGCGTCATGACGACGACTCTCAAGGTAGGGCGCAGTCTCCAGACAAGCCGCCGCGTCCAGTTGACTACGTTTTTCACTCCAACGTGGCGGCTTGTCTGGAGACTGCGCCCTACCCTTTTTTAATGGCCGCCAAACACCCAATTCGGCGCTGGTTCTTGATCGCGTTTTTAATGCTGTTGGCGGCGTCGACGCTGGTGCGTTGGCAACTCCCGGCCGAGGGCGAACTCCTGCCCGAGCAGCAGCGCATAACGCTGCCCGAATACAACGATACACAACCCACAGGCCGCGACATCCAAATCGCCTACCGCGACTTGCCAGCCAACGATTCCGATGCGCCGACAGTGGTCATCATCCACGGTAGCCCAATGGGCTCGCGGGCAATGGACCAGTTGATCAGCGAATTGCGAGGAAAGTATCGCCTTATCGTGCCCGACTTGCCCGGCTTCGGCGGATCGACGATCAACGTAGCCGACCACTCCGTTGAAGCCCACGCCTACAATGTGCGCGACCTGCTGACGATGCTCGACATCGAGCAGGCCCACGTCGTCGGCTACAGTCAGGGCGGCGGCGTGATTCTCCACCTGGCCGACCTCGCGCCCCAGCAGGTTGCCTCGCTCACCATGCTGTCCGCCATCGGTGTGCAGGAGCTGGAGTTGCTGGGCGACTACACGCTAAACCACGCGCTCTACTCCGCGCAGTGGCTCGGGCTCTGGTCGCTACAAAACTTTTTCCCGCACTTTGGCACCATGGATCATGGGCTGCTGAATGTTGCCTACGCGCGCAATTTCACCGACACCGACCAGCGCCCCCTCCGCGGCTTGCTCGAAAATTACGACGGCCCGATGCTGATTCTTCACGGCGAAAAGGACGCCATGGTCCCCTTTGCCGCGGCCACCGAACACGCCCGATTGGTGCCCCAAGCCTCGCTGCAAACCTTACCCGACGAGGGCCACATGATCCCCTTCACGCACGAGGCGTGGACAGCAAACCGCATTGGCGAATTCGTCGGCCAGGTCGAACGCGGCGAGGCAACCCTGCGCAACCAACTCAGCCCCGAGCAACTCGCCGCCGCCAAGGAAAACGCTCCGCCGCCCGCCCCCGCCCGTGGCGGCGCGCTCGTGTTTTACTTCGTCGTGCTGATCCTGGGTTCGTTTATTTCGGAAGACCTCTCTTGCATCGCTGCTGGTATCCTTGCCTCGCAGGGCGTGATCGATTTCTGGTCGGCCACCATTGCGAGCTTGCTCGGCATCTTCCTCGGAGACGTCGGGCTCTACGCGCTGGGCCGCTGGCTCGGGCACCCGTCTCTCCATCGCGCGCCGATGAAGTGGTTCCTCAAAGAGCAGGACCTCGAAGCCGCCGAAGAGTGGTTCAAGCGGCGCGGCCCGGCGTTGATTTTGCTCACGCGATTCATTCCCGGCTCGCGGCTGCCCACCTATTTTGCTGCGGGCGTGCTGCGCGCGCCCTTTGGTCAATTTACGTTTTACCTGATGCTCGCGGCCGTCATCTGGACTCCGATTCTTGTCGGCGCGTCGATGTTCCTCGGCCAACAGTTCCTCGACTTCTTTGGCCGTTTTGAAAAGTGGGCACCCCTGCTCTTCCTCGCGTTTATTTTCGGGATGCTTTGCATCACAAAGTTAATTACGCCCCTGATGACCTGGGAGGGCCGCCGCCTGATGCTCGGCAAATGGCGGCGCACGACACAGTGGGAGTTCTGGCCGTTCTGGGCCGTGTACCCACCGGTCATTGCTTACGTGCTTTTCAAGGGCGTGAAGCATCGTCGCCTGGCGCTCTTCACCGCCGTCAACCCAGCGATGCCGATGGGTGGCTTTGTCGAAGAATCCAAGGCCGACATCCTGCGCGGCCTCGCTGGCGCGGGCGATGTGATTGGCCGGTGGATCCTGCTCGCGCCAGCACCGCTCGAATCGCGGCTCGCTCAGTTCGAAGCATTTCTCAGCGACCAACAACTCACCTACCCCATCGCGCTCAAGCCCGACATCGGCCAGCGCGGCGAGGGCGTCAAGATCATCAAAGACCACGCCCAGGCCGGTGATTATTTAACGCGCTGTAAGCTGCCCGTCATTGCGCAAGAGTTCCTCCCCGGCCGGGAGTTCGGCGTGTTTTATTACCGCCTGCCCAACGAACAAACCGGCGTCACCTGGGGCATCACCGACAAACGATTCACGAGCGTAACCGGCGATGGCAAGCACTCACTGCGCCACCTGATTCTTGCCGACGACAGGGCCGTCTGCATGGCACCACACTTTCTGAAGAAGCACATCAAGCACCTGAACGATGTCCCTGCCGAAGGCGAGCAATACACCGTCGCCGACCTCGGTACTCATTGCCGCGGCTCGCTGTTTCTCGATGGCTCCCACTTGATCACGCCCGCGCTCAGCACCGCGATCGACGAAGTAAGCCAGCACTACGAGGGCTTCTACTTTGGCCGCTACGACGTCCGCGCGGAAAACGAGGAAGCGCTGCAACGCGGCGAGTTTCGCGTTATCGAGCTTAACGGCGTTTCCTCCGAAGCCACCTGGATCTACGACCCGCAGCACTCCGTATTCTTCGGTTGGCAAACGCTCATCGCGCAGTGGCGCATTGCATTCCAAATCGCTGAGCAAAATCGCCAAAACGGCACGTCCCCCGACAAAGCCCTCGATGTCATCCGCCTGATTCTGCGCCAGCGAGAGCGTGAAGTTTTCGAAGCATGAAGTAAAAATTATACCCTCACCTTTAATCATAAATCAAAGCACTAAACATCTTGCAGTATAGACATCGTCCCGTTCAATGGGCGCGAAATGAAAATCGTCAATGCACTGCTGGTTATCATACTCTTGGCTTTTGCGGGCTTCCTCGTGTTTGGGAGCAACGACAACCGGCCAAGACAAGTAATACTGTCTGTCTTGCCCTTTGATATGGTTCCGCAGCGCTGGGCGATCATGGATAAACGCATCTTTCCGCCCAGGACATATAAGGTCAACGGAGGCTTGGTCCAAAGTAAGCAACAGTATCATCTCATCTGCCTTGGCGAAGCGACTCGCGAGACATACTCGTTCATCGTGCCCGAGCAGGTGTATTTCGAAATTCAGCGCGGTCACATCTTCGGCCATGAAGATGTCAGGCAGTGGTATCGCATTCAGGGTGCGCCCGAGATACCCGTGCTCCACTTCAACGCAACGGAACACTCCTAGCAGCTCAATCCAACTCAAGAAATCCGGCAAGCCACATTGAGTTACCAGAGCTCCCCAAACTTGATGCCCGGGGCCTTGGCCAGATACTTACCCATTGATACTAGCGCACAATTCGCCAGCATCAACGGCGCACAGATTCACTACGAATGTGAAAGTGCCCCCCTAGCCATACTCGGTATCTCAGAACGAAGAGAAAAGTTCTGGTGTGCTTGACGTGTAGTCCCCGTGGACAAGGGTTCGGACAATCGACTGCGAGATTTGCGGCGTTGGGACCACTGCATGTTAGCGGTTAGAGATACCGATGAAAAAACGACGCTATTCGCCAGCGCGTGGGCGCGGGATCGTCGGCATTGGCTGGCCGTAGGGCAGCGCGCCGGCATCCGGTCGTAACGCTGGATTGGCGATGTCCGCTTCGAAGCCGGGCAAGTCCCGACCAAAGACACTCTTGAGGTCGATGCCCGCACCGCGAGCCGGGCTTTGCTCAGTCAAGGCGAGGTCCAGCGGCTCCAGTGAGACGAACGGCAACTGGTCGTCTTCCACCCAGCGGCTGTGGACATCCATGGAAAGCTTTTCGGCCAAGGCCTTGGAAGCATCCCACGAAGAGCTGTCGGGCTGGCGCACAAAGACATTGTAATCGCCGGTCCAGTTGGGGTCGACGGACTCGCCCGTGTTGCCCCACCAGCGCCCGGCGTAAAACAGGTTATTATAGACGTGGTAATTGGGCGTGCCGATGCCGCGCACCTTGTTGCTCATGATCGCGGTCCGGGCGGTGCTGGTGTTGTGGTAAATGTAAACCTCGGCCGGGTTCAGCTCCAGCTCGCCGTAGAAACGGATGTCCTCGCGATTGTCGGCAAAGAGATTACGATACAGATAAAGCGGGCCGACATCGATCACCTTAACGCGCAAGGCGCAGCGCGAACGCAAGACGAGGTTGTCATGCCACTGGCCGTTGATCTCCGCGCTGTTGGGCTCCAGCGAATCGTCGTTCATGTCCTCGATCAGGTTGTGGTGGATGTTCAGGTTTTGGTTGTACTGCGTCCAGCCCATGCGCTCCTCGGCCGTTGAGCGCCAGTGGTCCCAACCGGTGCTGCTGATGCCATCCCATTGATCGTGAATGTGGTTATCGTGAATCTCGTGCCCGCCGAGAGTCTGGTCGATCATGACGCCCCGCATGTCATACCAGCCACCCCGCTTGTGCGCGGTCCAGGTCTCCCAGGAATTTTCTTTGGGCAGGTAGTTGCTGTAGGGGTTTTGAAAAATCTCACAGTAGCGCACGGTGCAGTCGCGGCTCCCATGCCCGAAGCGCACGCCATCGCGAGTTGGCCCGATGCGGCATCCGTCCACGACCACGTGGCTGGCGTTGACCACCCCCACGCCCAGCGGCGTATTGCGAATCTCGAAACCACTGATCTCCACATAGGACGCGCCACTCACCTTAACCGCTGGCTCGTTGGGCGAGAAGGTAAACGTCGCCTCTGCCGGGTTCGCCTGGTCCTTCAATCGCACGTAAAAGCGGTCCCCATCGGTCAGGTAAAAGCCCAGGCCATTGATACCATCCCAGGTCGCGCCGCGTCCCTTCGCGTTGATGCCTTCCCGGAAAATCGTGGTCCACTGCCACTCAGGTTTGGCACCGCTCTTGGCGGTGACGCGCTGTTGATTGAGCAGAGTAAAAAACTGGCCATCCACCGTAACGCAACGCGGGTCAAAAGGCATGCGCGTTAGCCAGACTCCCGGGCCAATATCAGCGGCTTCCTCCCACTTCACGTCGACTGGAACGCTGCCATCAATCACGGCACCGGCTTCGCCCACGATCCGGATCGGCTGCTCGACAGTTCCGCCTTCGCTGATGACCAACCGCTCGCGGTAAACGCCCGGCTGCACGCGAATCTCTCCACCGGCCTTCACGCGATCGATGGCTGCCTGGATCGTGGCCAATGGCGCATCCTTGGCACCGGTCGCCGCATCGTCGCCGTCGTTTGACACGTAAAGGATCTGCGTGGCAACGGGTGCCTTTGCGGACTCAATGGTCGCGGACTGGGACGGTGTTTCACTCGCGCCCGATTGGTCTGCGGCGCTGCCATTTTGCCGATCGCCGCAACCAGCGATAAAGCAACTACCGAGCAGCGCAAGCAGCCCGAACATCAGGCGTGAGCCCGCTCGATACGAGGAGGCGGAGTTCATTGAACAAACGGTATTCGGAGTTTTTTGCACGGTTAAATGGAATTGGGGGCGATCAGGGATTTCGACAAACACGGTGCAGTGACGACGCATGGTTTTAACACCTCGCCGCCGCCCCGGCAAGCAATCGAAACTCCAGTAAATGGAGAACGCCGCCTCCGGTAAAGCAATCTGCAACCAAGCCCATCGCCCCAGATAGTTAACCATTTAAACCAGTAAGCTATTTTCATCACCCGTGCGCATTGCCCCACCCTTCTCACTTGCCAGCGGCGGCGAGGGCTGCTTCGCTTGGTCGATTAGACACCCATGAAATACACGCCCGAGAAACCATTCATTTACGGAGAGACGCTGGAGTCGCTGCGCGAGCGATTGGCGGCCAATGGTGAGAAGCCATTTCGCGCCGGGCAGATCATGGACTGGCTCTACAAGAAGCGCGCCAGCTCACCCGAGGACATGACTAACCTCAGCAAACCACTGCGCGCCTGGCTGACCGACACTTTTGAATTTGCCCCCGCCACGCCCGTGCTCGACAAGCGCTCGGGCGACGTGACGGATAAGCTACTCCTCCAACTTGGTGACCGTTCGCTGATCGAAACCGTGATCATCCGCGCGCCGCAAAAAGGCGTCGGGCAGGACAAGTCCCGCAAAACGATCTGCATCAGCACGCAGGTTGGCTGCGCGTATGGTTGTAAGTTTTGCGCGAGCGGCCTGGCCGGCTGGAAGCGGGATTTGCACGCGGGCGAGATCGTGGCGCAGCTGATCGAAGTCTGCCGCCGCGAAGACCCCAACACGCCGCGCGCGAGTGAAGAGCTGGCCAGCTTTGACAACCTCGTCGTGATGGGCATGGGCGAGCCGCTCGCCAATTACGAGGC
Above is a window of Cerasicoccus sp. TK19100 DNA encoding:
- a CDS encoding right-handed parallel beta-helix repeat-containing protein: MNSASSYRAGSRLMFGLLALLGSCFIAGCGDRQNGSAADQSGASETPSQSATIESAKAPVATQILYVSNDGDDAATGAKDAPLATIQAAIDRVKAGGEIRVQPGVYRERLVISEGGTVEQPIRIVGEAGAVIDGSVPVDVKWEEAADIGPGVWLTRMPFDPRCVTVDGQFFTLLNQQRVTAKSGAKPEWQWTTIFREGINAKGRGATWDGINGLGFYLTDGDRFYVRLKDQANPAEATFTFSPNEPAVKVSGASYVEISGFEIRNTPLGVGVVNASHVVVDGCRIGPTRDGVRFGHGSRDCTVRYCEIFQNPYSNYLPKENSWETWTAHKRGGWYDMRGVMIDQTLGGHEIHDNHIHDQWDGISSTGWDHWRSTAEERMGWTQYNQNLNIHHNLIEDMNDDSLEPNSAEINGQWHDNLVLRSRCALRVKVIDVGPLYLYRNLFADNREDIRFYGELELNPAEVYIYHNTSTARTAIMSNKVRGIGTPNYHVYNNLFYAGRWWGNTGESVDPNWTGDYNVFVRQPDSSSWDASKALAEKLSMDVHSRWVEDDQLPFVSLEPLDLALTEQSPARGAGIDLKSVFGRDLPGFEADIANPALRPDAGALPYGQPMPTIPRPRAGE
- the rlmN gene encoding 23S rRNA (adenine(2503)-C(2))-methyltransferase RlmN translates to MKYTPEKPFIYGETLESLRERLAANGEKPFRAGQIMDWLYKKRASSPEDMTNLSKPLRAWLTDTFEFAPATPVLDKRSGDVTDKLLLQLGDRSLIETVIIRAPQKGVGQDKSRKTICISTQVGCAYGCKFCASGLAGWKRDLHAGEIVAQLIEVCRREDPNTPRASEELASFDNLVVMGMGEPLANYEALMRALTILNADWGLNFGARRITISTSGLVPRIYDLAEETMGFRLALSLHGATDEVREQIMPVNRKWPLKELLPAAKAFSEKHGRMITLEFILIQDINDSLDQARELAKIARDLHAHVNLIPYNTVQGLDWIRPSIDQQEAFVQILHDAGVSATLRREKGHDINAACGQLRLQEERERGQIEPVPAKAR
- a CDS encoding alpha/beta fold hydrolase, producing MAAKHPIRRWFLIAFLMLLAASTLVRWQLPAEGELLPEQQRITLPEYNDTQPTGRDIQIAYRDLPANDSDAPTVVIIHGSPMGSRAMDQLISELRGKYRLIVPDLPGFGGSTINVADHSVEAHAYNVRDLLTMLDIEQAHVVGYSQGGGVILHLADLAPQQVASLTMLSAIGVQELELLGDYTLNHALYSAQWLGLWSLQNFFPHFGTMDHGLLNVAYARNFTDTDQRPLRGLLENYDGPMLILHGEKDAMVPFAAATEHARLVPQASLQTLPDEGHMIPFTHEAWTANRIGEFVGQVERGEATLRNQLSPEQLAAAKENAPPPAPARGGALVFYFVVLILGSFISEDLSCIAAGILASQGVIDFWSATIASLLGIFLGDVGLYALGRWLGHPSLHRAPMKWFLKEQDLEAAEEWFKRRGPALILLTRFIPGSRLPTYFAAGVLRAPFGQFTFYLMLAAVIWTPILVGASMFLGQQFLDFFGRFEKWAPLLFLAFIFGMLCITKLITPLMTWEGRRLMLGKWRRTTQWEFWPFWAVYPPVIAYVLFKGVKHRRLALFTAVNPAMPMGGFVEESKADILRGLAGAGDVIGRWILLAPAPLESRLAQFEAFLSDQQLTYPIALKPDIGQRGEGVKIIKDHAQAGDYLTRCKLPVIAQEFLPGREFGVFYYRLPNEQTGVTWGITDKRFTSVTGDGKHSLRHLILADDRAVCMAPHFLKKHIKHLNDVPAEGEQYTVADLGTHCRGSLFLDGSHLITPALSTAIDEVSQHYEGFYFGRYDVRAENEEALQRGEFRVIELNGVSSEATWIYDPQHSVFFGWQTLIAQWRIAFQIAEQNRQNGTSPDKALDVIRLILRQREREVFEA